The Reichenbachiella carrageenanivorans region AAAGTCTTTGTTGGTGATCACATCATCGATCAGGTACTTACTGGCACCTGGGAGAACCAGTCCTGACAGACGACTAATGATGATTAATACAAGTCCTATAAGGAGAAGGTTTTTTCTAGGAAGGACAATGGTCTTGAAAACGTGACGTAATGAAGCTTTTTGCTCACTCATAAGATAGGATGTAAAAAAAAATATTCTAATCTATTACGGCGTTTTTGCCAAATAGATTAGAATATCTGTGTAAGTCTTTTAAAAAGATTAATTCATAAAAATGAACCCGATGAATAATCCAACAGATTGTACATCTACATCTAGTTTAGAAGTTTTGAAAATGTGGTCGTATCGAGCACCTATATTGATGCCGCCACCAGCTACTCCGATGGGAATAAAGGCACCAATCTCTGGAGCAATTGAGAAGTGTGTGCTGGTTTCGCTCACATCGTAGATGCCAAAAGCTATTCTTTGATTCACGAAAGTAACCCCTGCGTTGGTGCCAATATATGGTCGGACGCCATAGTCTTCTCCAAGATAGAAATGAATATTAGCCATCAGCGGGTAGGTGTTGAGGTATCGATATTGTTTGCCTGTAAGATCAAAGATACCGTCTTCAGTTTCTATTCTTTGTGTGCCGTCTTGGGTGTCGTAGTAGACTTGCCATCCTCCTTCGCCCCCTACAGATAGGTAGTCGTAGATAAAGGCTCTACCGCCAATTCTTAATCCTCGGTAACTTTCATCTTCGATGAAATCTTGCAGGTCTCCAACAGGAAGCCCTACATTCCAATCGATGTGAAATACGGACATTTGTGCAGCAGCATTGAAATGAGTCAAGCCTGCTACTAGTGCTATAATGATATATTTTTTCATGGTCTTGATGCTTTATTTAGATAGGTAGTCAGCAGATTGCTCGAAAGCTTGGTCGACGTAGTTGTTGAGTAGAGAATGTTGTAGATTAGAGCGTAGGAGGCCGTCTATTGCTCCATTCCATAGTACATTTTGAGTGTCTTCTGTGCTAATAGAGGAATCTATCATGTGCATAAGGATGCTGCCAGATGAATAAGATACGACATAAGTAGGGGGGTAATATGGGCCATAGCCCCAGCCTCCATACCAGCCACCTCCCCAGCCCCAGCCCCAGCAGCCGTAGTAGCATCCTCCTCCACCTACTACGTAGTTGTCGGTGAAGATGATCTCAGGTATGATGATGAGGTCGGGTACGTTTTTGTCGCTTGGGTTTTCCAAGAGCGTGTAACCCAGATTTTTCATGTTTTTTTCTATTTGAGCTACCAAAGTGGTGTTGTAGTCGCCATCGTAGATGTCATTTTTATCGTCCCATACAACTTCTGTTACAGCAAAAGTAGTTTTGCTAGTAATGTCTGCCGAATTGGGTTTGAAAGTAACAATAGTGTCGAGGTCAGCAGTAGCTATATAGTCCTCTTGTGGATAGCAGTTGCTGAGGATCAGCATACATCCAAGAATGACAAAGTGATTGTAAAGCTTCATTTTAATAAAATTTGGTTTAGAAACGTTCAACAAAGTTAATCAACGATTGATCTATTCTAGAATAGAAGTTTGATTATTCCTCAATGACAACGGCCATCCATTTCAGGTCAGGACTTACCGCTAGT contains the following coding sequences:
- a CDS encoding DUF4136 domain-containing protein; protein product: MKLYNHFVILGCMLILSNCYPQEDYIATADLDTIVTFKPNSADITSKTTFAVTEVVWDDKNDIYDGDYNTTLVAQIEKNMKNLGYTLLENPSDKNVPDLIIIPEIIFTDNYVVGGGGCYYGCWGWGWGGGWYGGWGYGPYYPPTYVVSYSSGSILMHMIDSSISTEDTQNVLWNGAIDGLLRSNLQHSLLNNYVDQAFEQSADYLSK